In Zobellia roscoffensis, the following are encoded in one genomic region:
- the thrA gene encoding bifunctional aspartate kinase/homoserine dehydrogenase I, which translates to MKVLKFGGTSVANASNIALVKNIVSNANTDKTIVVVSAFGGITDLLLNAAHLAAQQSEGYKSILQEIEKRHLDTTKELINVNAQSKVLSKVKSELNTLETLVEGAFLIGETTPKLSDKIVSYGELLSSYIISEYFAQDGLNAGYVDSRELIKTNNINGKAMVNFDLTNANCETFFSKDNHEVVVMGGFIASSENGNSTTLGRGGSDYTAAIVAAAVNAEFLEIWTDVSGMYTANPKLVRQAKAIPHISYEEAMELSHFGAKVLYPPTIQPVLAKGISILIKNTFEPGNSGTLITKNKNEKGKTVRGISHVENIALLSLEGPGMVGIPGTSKRFFEVLSQADISVVLITQASSEHSICVGISADDIDRATEVVNTAFEYEIERGKIKPVIAEKDLAIIALVGDNMKSHQGLSGKMFSTLGKNNVNLRVIAQGASERNISAVIKKEDVKKALNALHEEFFEENIKQLNLFVMGVGNVGSKFLKQVYQQKKFLKENLKLNIRVVGMSNSRTMVFNETGIPLKDWEAELAAGEKADKAAFMKKVNELNYRNSIFVDNTASAEVSQTYNTYLGNSISVVTCNKIACSSAFENYQELKSLARTYNAPFLFETNVGAGLPIIDTLKHLIASGDKILKIQAVLSGSLNFVFNNFNDKTTFHDIVKQAQEEGYTEPDPKIDLSGVDVMRKILILARESGNQLEITDIENKSFLPQESLDTDNNDDFFASLIKYEDDFQAMYKEAHDADSKLKYVAQFEDGKASVGLQAIPKGHDFYNLEGSDNIVLFYTERYPNQPMIIKGAGAGADVTASGIFADIIRIGNF; encoded by the coding sequence ATGAAAGTTTTAAAATTCGGCGGCACTTCTGTTGCCAACGCCTCTAACATTGCATTAGTAAAAAATATAGTATCAAATGCCAATACGGATAAGACCATAGTAGTCGTATCTGCATTTGGTGGCATTACGGACCTTCTGTTAAATGCTGCACACTTGGCCGCTCAACAAAGTGAAGGCTACAAATCCATTTTACAGGAGATTGAGAAAAGACATTTGGATACGACCAAAGAATTAATCAATGTAAACGCACAGAGCAAAGTACTCAGCAAGGTAAAAAGTGAACTGAATACCTTAGAAACCTTAGTAGAAGGGGCATTTTTAATAGGAGAAACCACTCCCAAGCTTTCCGATAAAATCGTGAGCTATGGGGAGCTTTTATCTTCCTACATTATTAGTGAATATTTTGCCCAAGACGGACTAAACGCTGGTTATGTTGATAGTAGGGAACTTATAAAGACAAACAATATTAACGGAAAGGCCATGGTCAATTTTGATTTGACCAACGCTAATTGCGAGACATTTTTCAGCAAAGACAATCACGAAGTTGTGGTTATGGGTGGCTTTATCGCCTCTTCCGAAAATGGAAACTCTACTACCTTAGGTCGTGGTGGTTCCGACTATACCGCGGCAATTGTTGCCGCAGCTGTAAATGCAGAGTTTTTAGAAATTTGGACCGATGTTAGTGGTATGTATACTGCCAACCCTAAACTAGTAAGACAGGCTAAGGCTATTCCACATATATCATATGAAGAAGCAATGGAACTTTCGCACTTTGGTGCTAAAGTTTTATATCCACCAACGATTCAACCCGTTTTGGCAAAAGGTATCTCCATCCTTATAAAAAACACATTCGAGCCTGGTAATTCGGGAACCCTTATTACGAAGAATAAAAACGAAAAAGGCAAGACCGTACGTGGTATAAGTCACGTTGAAAATATAGCTCTTTTATCTTTGGAAGGCCCTGGAATGGTAGGTATACCGGGAACTTCAAAACGGTTTTTTGAAGTACTTTCCCAAGCCGATATTAGTGTAGTTTTAATTACCCAAGCTTCTTCCGAACACTCTATCTGCGTAGGTATTTCCGCAGATGATATTGATAGGGCTACAGAAGTGGTCAACACCGCTTTTGAATATGAAATCGAAAGAGGTAAAATTAAACCGGTAATAGCCGAGAAAGATTTAGCCATCATCGCTCTTGTAGGGGACAATATGAAAAGTCACCAAGGTTTGAGCGGCAAAATGTTCAGTACTTTAGGTAAAAACAACGTCAATTTACGTGTAATTGCACAGGGAGCTTCTGAGCGAAATATTTCGGCTGTCATCAAAAAAGAAGATGTCAAGAAGGCCCTAAATGCATTGCATGAAGAGTTCTTTGAGGAAAACATAAAACAACTGAACCTATTTGTAATGGGTGTTGGTAACGTGGGATCCAAATTTTTGAAGCAGGTGTACCAACAGAAGAAATTCTTAAAAGAAAATCTTAAGCTGAATATACGGGTGGTTGGAATGTCCAATTCCCGTACGATGGTATTCAATGAAACCGGAATTCCACTTAAAGATTGGGAGGCCGAATTAGCCGCTGGTGAAAAAGCGGATAAAGCAGCCTTCATGAAAAAGGTAAATGAGTTGAATTACCGCAATAGTATTTTTGTTGATAATACCGCAAGCGCAGAGGTTTCTCAAACATACAACACCTATTTAGGCAATAGCATTTCGGTGGTTACTTGTAATAAAATTGCGTGCTCATCGGCTTTTGAGAATTATCAGGAATTAAAATCGTTGGCGAGGACCTACAACGCTCCGTTTTTGTTCGAAACCAACGTGGGTGCAGGATTACCAATTATTGATACCTTAAAGCATTTGATTGCTTCTGGTGATAAAATCCTAAAAATTCAAGCGGTACTTTCTGGAAGTCTGAACTTTGTATTCAACAATTTTAATGATAAAACTACTTTTCATGATATTGTAAAACAAGCACAGGAAGAAGGTTACACGGAACCCGACCCAAAAATAGATTTGAGCGGTGTTGATGTTATGCGGAAAATATTAATTCTTGCTAGAGAGAGTGGGAATCAATTAGAAATTACCGATATCGAAAATAAATCGTTCTTGCCACAAGAAAGCCTTGATACTGATAACAACGATGACTTTTTTGCTTCGTTGATAAAGTATGAGGATGATTTTCAAGCCATGTACAAAGAAGCTCACGATGCGGATAGCAAGCTAAAATATGTGGCTCAGTTCGAAGACGGAAAAGCTAGTGTAGGACTACAGGCTATACCAAAAGGACACGATTTCTATAACTTGGAAGGAAGTGACAATATCGTTTTATTTTACACGGAGCGCTACCCGAACCAACCGATGATTATTAAGGGTGCCGGTGCCGGTGCCGATGTTACGGCATCCGGTATTTTTGCCGATATCATCAGAATTGGAAATTTCTAG
- a CDS encoding NAD(P)H-hydrate dehydratase, which translates to MKIFSAKQIYEADKATIKKNNISSDQLMEGAAVQLFNWLHYRIQGAPVKIHLFCGIGNNGGDGIALARHLQDHGYNIAVYVVNYSKKRSDDFLVNLDRLKDRKIWPEFLEENSVLPEIGRDDIIVDAIFGIGLNRTPDAWVVHLFEHIQKSEAFVLSVDIPSGLFTDRVPEDEKAVVKANHTLSFQVPKLVFFLPETGIFTEQWEVLDISLDPEYLTNTETDYELIGKNEMLPVYIPREKFSHKGTHGHGLIIGGSYGKIGAVHLASKACLQSGSGLVTAYVPKCGYIPLQTNFPEAMVLTDVDENHITKIEFDIDPTVIGVGVGLGKDKATVKALEEFLGENKKPLVIDADALNLLSENKDLLEKIPAQSVLTPHPKELERLIGKWKDDFDKLDTAKKFSKQYDCILVIKGSHTITVYDNKGYVNTTGNPGMGTGGTGDVLTGMITGLIAQGYNPLNAAVFGVYLHGRAGDIAVEKTGYQALTATDVVANIGAAFIDLFAQPENRPEANENERPQE; encoded by the coding sequence ATGAAGATTTTCTCTGCAAAGCAAATTTACGAAGCTGATAAAGCAACGATTAAAAAGAATAATATTTCTAGTGATCAATTAATGGAGGGTGCGGCCGTGCAACTCTTCAACTGGTTGCATTACAGAATTCAAGGGGCGCCGGTAAAAATTCACTTATTCTGTGGTATTGGTAATAATGGTGGTGACGGGATAGCTTTGGCTAGGCACTTACAAGATCATGGATATAATATTGCTGTATATGTCGTTAACTATAGTAAGAAAAGGTCAGATGACTTTTTGGTAAATTTAGATCGTCTTAAAGACAGAAAGATATGGCCGGAATTTTTGGAGGAAAACTCGGTTTTACCGGAAATTGGCCGCGATGATATTATAGTTGACGCTATTTTTGGAATTGGACTCAACCGTACTCCAGATGCATGGGTTGTACATCTGTTTGAGCATATTCAAAAGTCGGAAGCTTTTGTGCTTTCGGTGGATATACCATCGGGATTATTTACGGATAGGGTGCCAGAAGACGAAAAAGCGGTCGTGAAAGCGAATCACACCCTAAGTTTTCAAGTTCCCAAGTTGGTTTTTTTCTTGCCGGAAACCGGAATTTTTACCGAACAATGGGAAGTTTTAGATATTAGTCTTGACCCAGAGTATCTTACAAATACAGAAACAGACTATGAGTTAATTGGTAAAAATGAAATGCTTCCTGTTTATATTCCTAGAGAGAAGTTCTCCCACAAGGGTACGCATGGGCATGGTTTAATTATAGGAGGAAGTTATGGAAAAATAGGAGCCGTTCATTTGGCTTCAAAAGCCTGTCTACAATCGGGGAGCGGGCTGGTTACCGCGTATGTGCCTAAATGCGGTTATATTCCGCTTCAAACCAATTTTCCTGAAGCTATGGTTTTGACTGATGTGGATGAGAACCATATTACTAAAATAGAATTTGATATTGACCCAACGGTTATAGGTGTTGGAGTTGGATTAGGGAAAGATAAAGCCACGGTTAAAGCGCTGGAAGAGTTTTTAGGTGAAAACAAAAAACCATTGGTCATAGATGCCGATGCCCTTAATCTACTTTCTGAAAATAAAGATTTGTTGGAAAAGATTCCGGCTCAGAGTGTGTTAACACCACACCCTAAAGAATTGGAAAGGCTGATAGGAAAGTGGAAAGATGATTTTGACAAGTTGGATACAGCCAAGAAATTTTCAAAACAGTACGATTGTATCCTGGTAATAAAAGGTTCGCATACTATTACTGTGTATGATAATAAAGGATATGTGAACACCACAGGGAACCCCGGTATGGGAACGGGAGGCACAGGCGATGTGCTTACCGGAATGATAACAGGATTGATAGCTCAGGGATACAATCCATTAAATGCAGCAGTTTTTGGAGTGTATTTGCATGGTAGGGCAGGAGATATTGCAGTTGAAAAAACAGGGTACCAGGCGCTTACCGCAACTGATGTTGTAGCGAATATTGGCGCTGCTTTTATTGATTTATTCGCTCAGCCGGAAAATAGACCGGAAGCAAATGAAAACGAGAGACCACAAGAATAA
- a CDS encoding STAS/SEC14 domain-containing protein, giving the protein MKVRRPKKTVIVREYQLDVGKIQVYENYMVSLFDEGATLTLERVYQIIGISEIHFRDKNFGYISLRKNSYAVDPTIYTYLRQLDNLKALAIVSVKEIDMHNFKIEKLFYKKPMKFFIEFDNAVAWIKRRVKVK; this is encoded by the coding sequence ATGAAAGTGAGACGACCAAAAAAGACCGTTATAGTCAGGGAGTATCAATTAGATGTTGGAAAAATACAGGTTTATGAAAACTATATGGTTTCACTGTTCGATGAAGGAGCAACACTTACATTAGAAAGAGTTTACCAAATTATAGGGATTTCAGAGATTCATTTTAGGGATAAAAACTTTGGCTACATTAGCCTTAGAAAAAATTCCTATGCCGTAGACCCTACTATATACACTTACTTAAGACAACTAGACAACCTGAAAGCCTTAGCTATTGTTTCCGTTAAGGAAATAGATATGCACAACTTTAAAATTGAAAAACTGTTCTACAAAAAACCTATGAAATTCTTCATTGAGTTTGATAATGCAGTAGCTTGGATCAAGAGACGTGTAAAAGTAAAATAA
- a CDS encoding ATP-dependent Clp protease ATP-binding subunit, translating to MDDNFSPRVKDVIAYSKEEALRLGHDFIGTEHLMLGLLRDGNGKAISILDAMEVDLDHLRRKVEILSPSNPNPNTLQKDKKNLHLTRQAERALKTTFLEAKLFQSSSINTAHLLLCILRNENDPTTKLLHKLKVDYDGVKEQFKFMITSDDDIVDSPTSESFPSDNDDSEGKEGSFGTTAGQKGNKKSKTPVLDNFGRDLTLMAEENKLDPVVGREKEIERVSQILSRRKKNNPLLIGEPGVGKSAIAEGLALRIINKKVSRILYNKRVVTLDLASLVAGTKYRGQFEERMKAVMNELEKNDDVILFIDEIHTIVGAGGATGSLDASNMFKPALARGEIQCIGATTLDEYRQYIEKDGALERRFQKVIVEPTTVEETIEILHNIKGKYEDHHNVNYTDEAIVACVKLTNRYMTDRFLPDKAIDALDEAGSRVHIVNMDVPKQILELEKQLEDVRELKNSVVKKQKYEEAAKLRDDEKRLEKDLSTAQEKWEEDSKLHKETVSEDNVADVVSMMSGIPVNRIAQTESNKLAELPNLIKSNVIGQDDAVAKVAKAIQRNRAGLKDPNKPIGSFIFLGQTGVGKTQLAKVLAKELFDSEDALIRIDMSEYMEKFAISRLVGAPPGYVGYEEGGQLTEKVRRKPYSVILLDEVEKAHPDVFNMLLQVLDDGFLTDSLGRKIDFRNSIIIMTSNIGARKLKDFGQGIGFGTSAMKSQEDSHQKSVIEGALKKAFAPEFLNRIDDVIVFNALEREDIHKIIDIELRKLFARIKDIGYDLSLTDKAKDYIADKGFDKQYGARPLKRAIQKYIEDALAEEIVNSKLEEGDTIMMDLDEKKEELTIDIKKAEKSSNT from the coding sequence ATGGATGATAATTTTTCACCGAGAGTAAAAGACGTAATTGCTTATAGTAAGGAAGAGGCGCTACGGTTAGGCCATGATTTCATTGGTACCGAGCATCTAATGTTGGGGCTTTTACGAGATGGTAACGGCAAAGCAATTAGTATTCTTGACGCTATGGAGGTCGATTTAGATCATCTAAGGCGAAAGGTTGAAATTCTTAGCCCATCAAACCCGAACCCGAACACATTACAAAAAGATAAAAAGAACCTGCATTTGACGAGGCAGGCGGAGCGTGCTCTAAAAACCACCTTTTTAGAAGCCAAGCTTTTCCAGAGTTCTTCGATCAATACTGCGCACTTACTATTATGCATTTTGAGAAACGAAAATGACCCCACCACAAAACTACTGCACAAACTAAAAGTAGATTATGATGGTGTTAAGGAACAATTTAAATTTATGATTACAAGCGATGATGATATTGTAGACTCACCAACTTCTGAATCTTTTCCTAGTGACAATGACGATAGCGAGGGTAAAGAAGGTAGTTTTGGTACTACAGCCGGACAAAAAGGCAATAAAAAATCAAAAACTCCTGTGCTGGACAACTTTGGGCGTGATTTGACGCTTATGGCGGAAGAGAACAAACTTGACCCCGTTGTTGGTAGAGAAAAGGAAATAGAACGTGTATCTCAAATTCTAAGTAGAAGAAAGAAAAACAATCCTTTATTAATAGGTGAACCTGGTGTTGGTAAAAGTGCAATTGCCGAAGGTCTGGCATTGCGTATCATCAATAAAAAGGTATCACGCATTCTATATAACAAGAGAGTCGTAACGCTAGACTTAGCTTCTTTGGTAGCAGGCACAAAGTATCGTGGCCAGTTTGAAGAACGTATGAAAGCGGTAATGAACGAACTTGAAAAGAATGATGATGTTATTCTTTTTATTGATGAGATTCATACTATTGTAGGTGCCGGTGGCGCTACAGGTAGTTTAGATGCCTCAAATATGTTCAAACCTGCTTTAGCAAGGGGCGAAATTCAATGTATTGGAGCAACAACACTAGATGAGTACCGTCAATATATAGAAAAAGATGGCGCTTTAGAAAGACGTTTTCAAAAGGTAATTGTAGAACCTACAACAGTTGAAGAGACTATTGAGATTCTTCATAACATCAAAGGAAAATACGAAGATCACCACAATGTAAATTATACAGACGAGGCAATAGTTGCCTGTGTGAAGTTAACGAACCGTTATATGACGGACCGTTTCTTACCAGACAAAGCTATTGATGCGCTTGATGAAGCTGGTTCTCGTGTTCATATTGTTAATATGGATGTTCCAAAACAAATTCTGGAGCTAGAAAAACAGCTTGAAGACGTTCGTGAATTAAAGAACAGTGTAGTCAAAAAACAGAAATACGAAGAAGCCGCTAAATTGCGTGATGATGAAAAGCGCCTAGAAAAAGACCTAAGCACAGCACAAGAAAAGTGGGAAGAAGATAGTAAACTGCACAAAGAAACGGTTAGCGAAGACAATGTTGCAGATGTTGTTTCTATGATGAGCGGTATTCCCGTAAATAGAATAGCACAAACCGAAAGTAATAAACTAGCAGAATTACCTAACCTTATAAAATCTAATGTAATTGGTCAAGATGATGCCGTTGCTAAAGTTGCAAAGGCTATTCAAAGAAACCGAGCGGGATTAAAAGACCCTAACAAGCCTATTGGTTCGTTCATTTTCCTAGGCCAGACCGGTGTTGGTAAAACACAATTGGCAAAGGTACTTGCAAAAGAGCTTTTTGACTCAGAAGATGCGTTGATCCGTATTGACATGAGTGAATACATGGAAAAATTCGCTATTTCCAGATTAGTGGGAGCACCTCCGGGATATGTTGGTTACGAAGAAGGCGGCCAATTAACCGAAAAAGTGAGACGCAAACCTTACTCTGTTATTCTATTAGATGAGGTTGAAAAAGCGCATCCAGATGTATTTAATATGCTATTGCAGGTTTTAGATGATGGGTTCCTTACGGATAGCTTAGGGCGAAAAATAGACTTTAGAAACTCAATTATTATCATGACCTCTAATATTGGTGCTCGTAAATTGAAAGATTTCGGTCAAGGTATTGGTTTTGGAACTTCAGCAATGAAGTCTCAAGAAGATAGTCACCAGAAGAGTGTTATTGAAGGGGCGCTTAAAAAAGCGTTTGCTCCAGAATTTCTAAATAGAATAGATGATGTTATTGTCTTTAATGCTTTAGAGAGAGAAGACATTCACAAAATCATAGATATTGAACTTCGTAAACTGTTCGCCAGAATTAAAGATATTGGTTACGATTTAAGTCTAACAGACAAAGCAAAAGACTATATTGCTGACAAAGGTTTTGACAAGCAATATGGTGCTAGACCTTTAAAAAGAGCTATTCAGAAATATATTGAAGATGCTTTAGCCGAAGAAATAGTAAATTCTAAGCTTGAAGAAGGAGACACCATAATGATGGATTTAGACGAAAAGAAAGAAGAACTTACTATTGACATCAAAAAAGCAGAAAAATCTTCTAATACATAA
- the gyrA gene encoding DNA gyrase subunit A: MAEGEKLIPINIEEEMKSAYIDYSMSVIVSRALPDVRDGLKPVHRRVLYGMYELGVRSSSSHKKSARIVGEVLGKFHPHGDTSVYDAMVRMAQEWSLRYMLVDGQGNFGSVDGDSPAAMRYTEARMRKIADDMLADIDKDTVDHQLNFDDSLQEPTVLPTRVPALLVNGASGIAVGMATNMPPHNLTEVINGTVAYIENNDIEIDEIMTHIKAPDFPTGGTIYGYDGVKEAFHTGRGRVKIRAKAIIEEVQGRECIVVTEIPYQVNKADMIKKTADLVNEKKIEGISSIRDESDRKGMRIVYILKRDAIPNIVLNTLYKYTALQNSFSVNNIALVNGRPQLLNVKEMIHYFVEHRHEVVVRRTEFELKKAEARAHILEGLIIASDNIDEVIAIIRASSNADEARANLMERFKLTEIQAKAIVEMRLRQLTGLEQDKLRAEYDEILLTIADLKDILARKERRMEIITEELLEIKEKYGDERRSEINMAGGDLSIEDMIPDEQVVITISHAGYIKRTPVSEYKTQNRGGVGQKASSTRNEDFLEYLFVGTNHQYMLFFTQKGKCFWMRVYEIPEGSRTSKGRAIQNLINIEQDDNVKAFICTQDLKDEEYVNSHYVIMATKKGVVKKTSLEQYSRPRQNGINAIGIREGDELLEAKLTTGTSQIFLGLKSGKAIRFEESKTRPMGRNASGVRGITLADDNDEVIGMVSVHDMEDNLLVVSENGYGKRSDIDDYRITNRGGKGVKTISITEKTGGLVALKNVSDSDDLMIINKSGIAIRMSVEDLRVMGRATQGVRLINLKGNDSIAAVAKVMKDEDELTEADVLDIDVKPEEDGTALDNDTPEATEEE; the protein is encoded by the coding sequence ATGGCAGAAGGAGAAAAATTGATTCCGATTAACATTGAAGAGGAAATGAAATCTGCTTACATCGATTATTCGATGTCAGTCATTGTGTCACGTGCTTTACCTGATGTCAGGGATGGTCTAAAACCGGTTCACCGAAGGGTGTTGTACGGGATGTATGAGTTGGGAGTTCGTTCCAGCAGCTCTCATAAGAAATCTGCGCGTATCGTGGGTGAGGTTCTAGGTAAGTTCCACCCGCATGGTGATACATCTGTATATGATGCTATGGTGCGAATGGCACAAGAGTGGAGTTTGCGTTACATGCTTGTAGATGGGCAGGGTAACTTTGGGTCTGTAGATGGAGATAGCCCAGCGGCTATGCGTTATACGGAGGCCAGAATGCGTAAGATTGCCGATGACATGTTGGCTGATATAGATAAGGATACAGTTGATCATCAATTAAATTTTGATGATTCCTTACAGGAGCCAACCGTTCTTCCTACCCGTGTGCCGGCTTTGTTGGTTAATGGTGCTTCCGGTATTGCTGTAGGTATGGCAACGAACATGCCACCGCACAATTTAACTGAAGTTATTAATGGTACTGTAGCTTATATTGAAAATAACGATATTGAGATCGATGAGATCATGACCCATATAAAGGCTCCTGATTTTCCAACAGGCGGTACTATTTATGGGTATGATGGCGTTAAAGAAGCTTTTCATACCGGTAGAGGTAGAGTCAAAATAAGGGCTAAAGCTATTATTGAAGAAGTACAAGGTAGGGAATGTATAGTTGTTACTGAGATACCTTATCAAGTGAACAAGGCGGACATGATTAAGAAAACTGCCGACCTTGTCAATGAAAAGAAAATTGAAGGTATATCTAGTATTCGGGACGAATCGGATAGAAAAGGAATGCGAATCGTTTATATTTTAAAACGAGATGCTATACCAAATATCGTTCTTAATACTTTATATAAATATACTGCATTACAGAATTCTTTTAGTGTAAACAACATTGCGTTGGTAAACGGTCGCCCTCAGTTGTTGAACGTTAAAGAGATGATTCATTACTTCGTAGAACACCGTCACGAAGTAGTGGTAAGGCGTACTGAATTTGAACTTAAGAAAGCAGAGGCTCGTGCCCATATTTTAGAAGGTTTAATTATTGCTTCCGATAATATTGACGAAGTAATTGCTATTATTAGAGCATCGTCTAATGCAGATGAAGCTAGGGCAAACCTAATGGAGCGCTTTAAGTTGACTGAAATTCAGGCGAAGGCGATAGTTGAAATGAGATTACGTCAGTTGACCGGACTAGAACAAGATAAGCTTCGTGCAGAGTATGATGAAATTCTTTTAACTATTGCGGACCTTAAGGATATCTTGGCTAGAAAAGAGCGAAGAATGGAGATTATTACCGAAGAACTTTTAGAGATAAAGGAAAAGTATGGTGATGAGCGTCGTTCTGAAATCAATATGGCCGGAGGCGATTTAAGTATTGAAGATATGATTCCTGATGAGCAAGTGGTGATTACCATTTCGCACGCAGGATATATTAAGAGAACTCCAGTTTCTGAATATAAGACTCAAAACAGAGGAGGAGTTGGTCAAAAAGCATCTTCAACTCGAAATGAAGATTTCTTAGAATACTTATTCGTTGGTACCAACCACCAATATATGTTGTTCTTTACTCAAAAAGGGAAATGTTTTTGGATGCGTGTTTACGAAATTCCAGAAGGTAGTAGAACTTCAAAAGGTAGGGCTATTCAAAACCTTATCAATATAGAGCAAGATGATAACGTTAAGGCGTTTATTTGTACTCAGGATCTTAAGGATGAGGAGTATGTAAACAGTCATTATGTTATTATGGCCACCAAGAAAGGTGTGGTTAAGAAAACAAGCTTAGAACAATACTCAAGACCAAGGCAAAATGGAATTAATGCCATTGGTATTCGTGAGGGAGATGAGTTATTGGAAGCAAAATTGACTACAGGTACAAGCCAAATTTTCTTAGGTTTGAAGTCTGGTAAGGCCATACGCTTTGAAGAGAGCAAAACGCGCCCAATGGGTAGAAATGCTTCTGGTGTTCGTGGCATTACTTTGGCAGATGATAATGATGAGGTAATAGGTATGGTATCTGTTCATGATATGGAAGATAACCTTCTTGTAGTTTCTGAAAACGGATATGGTAAACGTTCTGATATTGATGATTACCGTATAACGAACAGAGGCGGTAAAGGAGTTAAAACGATTTCTATAACAGAAAAAACAGGAGGTCTTGTAGCGCTTAAGAATGTTTCCGATTCAGATGATCTAATGATCATTAATAAATCCGGTATTGCTATCCGTATGAGTGTGGAGGATTTAAGGGTTATGGGAAGAGCCACGCAAGGGGTTCGTTTAATAAACCTAAAAGGAAACGATTCGATTGCTGCAGTAGCAAAGGTTATGAAGGATGAGGATGAATTGACCGAAGCTGATGTATTGGATATAGACGTGAAACCTGAGGAAGATGGCACGGCTCTTGATAATGATACGCCAGAAGCAACCGAAGAAGAATAA
- a CDS encoding tetratricopeptide repeat protein, whose translation MKRRFLIVASLCFCMAGFAQKNEIKAAEKALKAGDAASASSSLEAVSGSISGADAKLQSQYFFVSGKAYADLAKKGDASAFKKAADAFQKVIEVEDASGKSKYSDETKQHMAALSADLVNSAVEDNGNKKFKEAAEKLYTSYKISPKDTSYLYYAASSAVNGGHYEEALTYYNELQEIGYDGSGVVYKATNVETGQEEEMDKTQRDLMVKSGTYKDPKDERSPSKTAEIVKNTALIYTQLGQDDKALEAYKAARANDPNDVNLILNEANLYYKMGDKDQFKVLMAEAASVAPDNPDLHYNIGVINMEQGNLEEARASYKKALEINPGYTNAQLNLSTTYVNEGNGLIDEMNSLGNSKKDIARYDELKEKKDDLFNQGATVLEDALKMNPDNQGILTQLKNIYGAMGDNENFMRIKKMLGE comes from the coding sequence ATGAAACGTAGATTTTTAATAGTTGCGAGCCTTTGTTTTTGCATGGCAGGATTCGCACAGAAGAACGAGATAAAAGCAGCCGAAAAGGCTTTGAAAGCCGGAGATGCGGCATCTGCTAGCAGCTCTTTAGAGGCGGTTTCGGGTTCTATCTCAGGAGCCGATGCTAAGTTACAGTCGCAATACTTCTTTGTTAGTGGTAAGGCCTATGCTGATTTAGCAAAGAAAGGTGATGCTAGCGCGTTTAAAAAAGCGGCAGATGCTTTTCAAAAAGTTATTGAAGTAGAGGATGCCAGTGGTAAGTCTAAATATAGCGATGAAACCAAACAACATATGGCCGCTTTAAGTGCCGATTTGGTGAACTCTGCTGTAGAGGATAACGGTAACAAGAAGTTTAAGGAAGCTGCTGAAAAGTTGTATACCAGCTATAAAATTAGCCCTAAGGATACATCTTACCTTTACTATGCTGCAAGTAGCGCCGTAAACGGTGGTCACTATGAGGAAGCATTGACGTACTATAACGAGCTTCAAGAAATTGGTTACGATGGTAGTGGTGTTGTTTATAAAGCTACTAACGTTGAGACTGGTCAGGAAGAAGAGATGGATAAAACTCAAAGAGATTTGATGGTAAAGTCTGGAACTTACAAAGACCCTAAAGATGAAAGATCTCCTTCTAAAACAGCGGAAATCGTTAAGAATACTGCTTTAATATATACTCAATTAGGTCAGGATGATAAAGCTTTAGAAGCGTATAAAGCGGCAAGAGCTAACGATCCAAACGATGTTAATCTTATCTTGAATGAAGCCAATTTGTATTACAAAATGGGAGATAAAGATCAGTTTAAAGTTTTAATGGCAGAGGCTGCATCTGTTGCGCCAGATAATCCAGATTTGCATTATAATATTGGTGTAATCAATATGGAGCAGGGTAACTTAGAAGAAGCTAGAGCATCTTATAAGAAAGCTTTGGAAATCAATCCTGGGTATACCAATGCGCAGTTAAACCTTTCTACAACTTACGTGAACGAAGGTAACGGTCTTATTGATGAAATGAACTCTTTGGGTAATTCTAAGAAAGACATCGCTCGTTACGATGAGTTGAAAGAGAAAAAAGATGATCTTTTTAATCAAGGAGCTACAGTATTGGAAGATGCTTTAAAGATGAATCCTGATAACCAGGGTATCTTAACTCAATTAAAGAACATCTATGGCGCAATGGGCGACAATGAGAACTTTATGAGAATTAAAAAGATGCTAGGCGAGTAA